The genomic DNA TTGCGGTAGGCAGCGTTCACGGAAATGAACCGGGCGGAGTTTCCGCTCTTTCCAGAGTCGCTCAAAAGTTAGCCGATCGCACAAACAGGCTGAAAGGCCGGGTCTATTTTCTGGCCGGCAACACGAGGGCACTTTCGGCCGGTGTCCGCTTTATCGATCATGATCTCAACCGCTCGTGGACGCCGACGAATCTATCTAGTGAACGAGCGGTTGTGATGGCAAATTCGTCGGAGCGTTCTGAGATACGTGAACTCGACGCCATCCTCGACGGAATACTGATCACTGCGATGGACGAGGTATATGTGCTCGATCTGCATTCGACCTCGACCGGCGGAATGCCTTTCGCAACCGTCGGCGACACGTTGAGAAATCGTGATTTTGCACGTAAGTTCCCGGTCGCGATTCTCCTCGGTATCGAAGAACAACTTGACGGCACGATGCTGGAATATTTGAACAACGCCGGAGCCGTCACCCTGGGTTTTGAAGGCGGCCAGCATATCGGCCCTGAAACCGTTGACAATCACGAAGCATTGGTTTGGCTTGGGCTTGTAAATGCCGGCATTCTCGATGCCGACGACGTTCCGGAAATTGAATCAAGCAAAAAACAATTGGCCGGAAGCCACGGACGCTCGCGAGTGTTTGAGGTCCGATACCGACACGCGATCACCGAGGACGACCAGTTTTCGATGAACGCCGGATATGCAAATTTCGATCGGATTGCAAAAGGCGAAGTTCTTGGCACCGACCGCAGCGGCGAAGTAACCGCGATCGAGGGAGGCCTGATACTGATGCCGCTATATCAAAAGCTCGGAGAAGATGGATTCTTTATTGGCCGCGAGATCTCGCCGTTTTGGCTTGGACTTTCCGGACTGCTCCGTCGAATTGGTATTCAGAAGATCGTTTATTGGCTTCCCGGCGTGGCTCGCGATGAACATGACGCCGGAACTTTGATCGTAAACACGAGCGTTGCACGGCTCTTTCCGCTGCAGGTGTTTCACTTGCTCGGTTTTCGGCGTCGACGCTGGAGCGGAAACAAACTTATCGTAAGCCGCCGAAGGCATGACACCGACGGTCCATTCAAATGGAAAGGAAATTAAAATATGGGCGATAAAAAGGTCACACGTGATTATGATGACGAACAGATGCGAGCATTCACGCTGGGCGTTCTTAATGACCTGCAGGCTCTCGAATACATGCTCAAAGCCGGAATGTTTGAGGAAGATGTCCGCCGGATCGGGGCCGAACAAGAAATGTTCCTTATCGATTCTGCTTACCGTCCTGCTCCGCTTGCTCTGGATGTAATCGGTCAGGCCAAGGACAGCAGGTTGACCACAGAAATTGGAAAATTCAACCTCGAAGCCAATTTGACGCCGCTCGAATTCAAAGATGATTGTTTTCGGGTAATGGAAGACGAGTTGAATGAAATATTAGGCGTCGTTCGCAGATCTGCTGTCGAATTTGGCGGCGGAGTTGTCCTTGCAGGCATTCTTCCGACAATCCAGCAGTCGGATCTAACGAGCAAGAATTTAACACCTCACCCTCGCTATTACGAGATCGACCGGATCGTCACCGAACTCCACGGCGAAAATCGTGTGATTCACATAAAAGGCCTGGACGAGCTGCAGTTGACACTGCAAGATACGTTCATTGAGTTTTGCAACACAAGTTTTCAGGTGCATATGCAGGTCGGAGCGAAAGATTTCGTCCGGTATTACAATTGGGCTCAGGCGATCGCGGCACCGGTGCTCGCGTCTGCAGCAAATTCACCAATACTACTTGGCCACCGCTTATGGCACGAAACAAGACTGGCTGTATTCAAGCAGTCTACAGACACGCGCTCACTGACGCATAAGCAGCGAAATCAAAAACCGCGGGTCAATTTTGGTGATCAATGGGTCGATGATTCGATAATCGAGGTGCTGCACGAAGATGCGATCCGATTCCGGATCTTGCTGACCCAGGATATTAAGGAAAATTCGCTGAAGGTTCTATCTGAAGGCGGCATTCCTG from Acidobacteriota bacterium includes the following:
- a CDS encoding succinylglutamate desuccinylase/aspartoacylase family protein; its protein translation is MDTYIDASDRQYAANAEFRAIEKHDNGEHIIAALVGTATGPTLIAVGSVHGNEPGGVSALSRVAQKLADRTNRLKGRVYFLAGNTRALSAGVRFIDHDLNRSWTPTNLSSERAVVMANSSERSEIRELDAILDGILITAMDEVYVLDLHSTSTGGMPFATVGDTLRNRDFARKFPVAILLGIEEQLDGTMLEYLNNAGAVTLGFEGGQHIGPETVDNHEALVWLGLVNAGILDADDVPEIESSKKQLAGSHGRSRVFEVRYRHAITEDDQFSMNAGYANFDRIAKGEVLGTDRSGEVTAIEGGLILMPLYQKLGEDGFFIGREISPFWLGLSGLLRRIGIQKIVYWLPGVARDEHDAGTLIVNTSVARLFPLQVFHLLGFRRRRWSGNKLIVSRRRHDTDGPFKWKGN